A window from Candidatus Gracilibacteria bacterium encodes these proteins:
- a CDS encoding type II toxin-antitoxin system VapC family toxin — translation MLILDANIWIAALNIDDSQHSKASQIFDQIHETIVIPEHILIEVVNVLTLHVGKKIADQFLQMALNSGDVEIWFSSENFTKEMIRYFLANSHKKLSFQDQSLHYFSQSHKVLTFDKDLAKLL, via the coding sequence ATGTTGATTCTGGATGCAAATATTTGGATCGCCGCCTTGAATATCGATGACTCACAGCACTCCAAGGCCTCACAAATTTTTGATCAAATCCATGAAACCATTGTTATCCCCGAACACATTCTAATAGAAGTGGTGAATGTGCTGACTTTGCATGTGGGGAAGAAAATAGCAGACCAATTTCTTCAAATGGCCTTGAATTCCGGTGATGTGGAAATATGGTTCAGCTCTGAAAATTTCACAAAAGAGATGATTCGATATTTCCTCGCGAATTCCCATAAGAAGCTTTCGTTCCAAGATCAAAGTCTTCACTATTTTTCACAGAGCCATAAAGTTCTGACTTTCGATAAAGATTTAGCTAAATTATTATAA
- a CDS encoding S-layer homology domain-containing protein, with protein MFGKISSLLAFSFVFFLFQIHSVAASDLPFSDVSTDHWAYEDIKDIYELGIVSGKSANSYDPDSTVTTAEFIKMVTETAGIDLDKYDASSVQWVSEDDWFYEYVNTAWIIDLFDKTEPDIDYNSSYDGSNSLVRYSNTPISRVNAAIILMNAVNPYECITESDGGSLQDIMDWAEDEDLREKWISINTASFYNIIRGFEEYGYPFKPENTLTRAEAAVIVNRAYETFFKPGAFYEDDSNGEFEKTAGSADPGCQAE; from the coding sequence ATGTTCGGAAAAATAAGCTCCCTTTTAGCTTTTTCTTTTGTATTTTTTCTTTTTCAAATTCACTCAGTAGCCGCTTCCGACTTGCCATTTTCCGATGTGAGTACGGACCATTGGGCTTACGAAGACATCAAAGACATTTATGAGTTGGGGATCGTGTCCGGTAAAAGCGCAAACAGTTACGATCCCGATAGTACGGTGACAACCGCTGAATTTATAAAAATGGTCACTGAAACAGCAGGCATCGACCTGGATAAATACGACGCCAGTAGCGTGCAATGGGTGAGTGAGGACGATTGGTTCTACGAATATGTGAATACAGCCTGGATCATAGATCTTTTCGACAAGACGGAGCCGGATATTGACTACAATTCGTCTTACGACGGCTCCAATTCACTTGTTCGTTACTCGAATACACCCATCTCCAGGGTGAACGCGGCAATCATTCTGATGAATGCGGTAAATCCTTACGAATGTATTACCGAGTCGGACGGTGGCAGTTTGCAAGATATTATGGATTGGGCGGAAGATGAGGATTTGCGTGAGAAATGGATTTCCATTAATACGGCTTCTTTCTACAACATCATCCGAGGTTTTGAAGAATATGGATACCCTTTTAAACCAGAAAATACTTTGACTCGTGCCGAAGCCGCAGTGATTGTTAACCGTGCTTATGAAACATTCTTCAAACCGGGTGCCTTCTACGAAGATGATTCAAACGGAGAATTTGAAAAGACGGCCGGTAGTGCTGATCCCGGTTGCCAGGCTGAATAG
- the purH gene encoding bifunctional phosphoribosylaminoimidazolecarboxamide formyltransferase/IMP cyclohydrolase encodes MNPLTGVRKIARALISVSDKTDLIPLAEALIEHGAEILSTGGSAKALKEAGIKVTDVSDYTGFPEMMGGRVKTLHPLVHGGILMRRGEDDEVAEKNGIKPIDMVIINLYPFSETVEKEGITEEEAIEQIDIGGPAMLRSAAKNFKFVTAVTAIKDYALIIEELKQGGISAETRRNLAIKVFEKTNHYDHAIAEYLRTKGEPVELLDLHYEKVMKLRYGENSHQKAVFFRDPTDHFPNVTNAKVLQGKELSFNNIIDADGALELVKDFDKPAAAVIKHTNPCGAATADNITDAFVEAHSVDPMAAFGCVIALNRPCTQEIAQYIVDKKLFVEIIICPNFEKGALELLSQKQNLRLLETGELRRNPNQRSIKTVSGGILVQNADQFVVTEKDLKVVTQQEPTPDEIEEMLFARILVKHVKSNAVVFAKKNSKGGCSATGIGAGQMSRVDSVIIAKRKGGDRVPGSVMASDAFFPFPDAVEEAHAAGIHSIIQPGGSIRDEEVIKKADELGMTMVCTGIRSFKH; translated from the coding sequence ATGAATCCTCTCACTGGAGTTCGCAAAATTGCTCGCGCCCTGATCAGTGTGTCCGACAAAACGGACCTGATCCCTCTGGCAGAAGCACTCATCGAACACGGGGCGGAGATTTTATCGACGGGAGGAAGCGCAAAAGCACTCAAAGAGGCGGGCATTAAAGTAACCGATGTTTCCGACTATACCGGCTTCCCGGAAATGATGGGTGGCCGCGTCAAAACTCTGCATCCCCTGGTGCACGGCGGCATTTTGATGCGCCGCGGCGAGGATGACGAAGTGGCGGAAAAAAATGGAATCAAGCCCATCGATATGGTCATCATCAACCTCTACCCCTTCAGCGAGACCGTGGAAAAAGAAGGAATTACAGAGGAAGAAGCCATTGAGCAAATCGACATCGGGGGCCCGGCCATGCTTCGCTCCGCCGCCAAGAACTTCAAATTTGTGACCGCAGTTACCGCCATAAAAGACTATGCCTTGATCATTGAAGAGTTGAAGCAAGGCGGGATAAGCGCAGAGACTCGCCGCAATCTCGCCATCAAAGTTTTTGAAAAAACCAACCATTACGATCACGCCATTGCGGAATATTTACGGACCAAAGGAGAGCCGGTGGAGCTGCTCGATTTGCATTACGAAAAGGTAATGAAACTTCGTTACGGAGAAAATTCTCACCAAAAGGCGGTCTTTTTCCGTGACCCCACCGATCACTTCCCAAATGTCACCAATGCCAAGGTTTTGCAGGGGAAAGAATTGTCATTCAATAACATCATTGATGCCGACGGGGCACTGGAACTTGTCAAAGATTTTGACAAGCCGGCAGCCGCAGTAATAAAGCACACAAACCCTTGTGGGGCCGCCACAGCTGACAACATTACGGACGCTTTTGTTGAGGCCCACTCGGTGGACCCCATGGCGGCTTTTGGTTGCGTGATTGCTCTCAATCGCCCCTGCACCCAAGAAATTGCCCAGTACATTGTGGACAAAAAACTCTTCGTGGAAATTATAATTTGTCCAAATTTTGAAAAAGGCGCGCTCGAGCTCCTGAGCCAAAAGCAAAATCTTCGTTTACTGGAGACCGGGGAGCTCCGCCGCAACCCCAATCAACGCAGCATCAAAACAGTTTCCGGTGGGATTTTGGTACAGAACGCCGATCAATTTGTTGTGACGGAAAAAGATCTCAAAGTCGTCACCCAGCAAGAGCCCACCCCGGATGAAATTGAAGAAATGCTTTTCGCACGAATCCTTGTGAAACATGTAAAATCCAACGCCGTGGTTTTCGCCAAAAAGAACAGCAAGGGGGGCTGCAGCGCAACGGGAATCGGAGCCGGACAAATGTCTCGCGTAGATAGCGTCATCATTGCAAAACGCAAAGGCGGCGACCGTGTTCCCGGGTCCGTTATGGCCTCCGATGCCTTTTTCCCTTTCCCGGATGCTGTGGAAGAGGCTCACGCCGCCGGTATTCACTCCATCATCCAACCGGGCGGGTCCATTCGTGACGAAGAAGTCATCAAAAAAGCCGATGAACTCGGCATGACCATGGTTTGCACCGGAATTAGGAGTTTTAAGCACTAA
- the yidD gene encoding membrane protein insertion efficiency factor YidD: MVTLLQLLIRLYQVTLSPDHSWLRHIFPGGFCRFTPSCSAYTHEAIGKYGAIRGSLKGLWRILRCNPWSKGGLDLPGQSS; encoded by the coding sequence ATGGTGACCCTCCTTCAACTCCTCATCCGACTCTATCAGGTGACCCTCTCCCCGGATCACTCTTGGCTACGGCACATTTTCCCCGGGGGTTTTTGTCGATTCACTCCCTCATGCAGTGCCTACACTCACGAGGCCATTGGCAAATATGGAGCCATTCGTGGCAGCCTCAAAGGTCTCTGGCGCATCCTCCGCTGCAACCCGTGGAGCAAAGGGGGGCTTGACCTGCCATGACAAAGTAGCTAA
- the mutL gene encoding DNA mismatch repair endonuclease MutL yields MQTIHLLPQELISQIAAGEVIERPASAVKELVENAIDSGATQIGIEIEAGGLRKIRVVDNGCGMTVEDARLAFTRHATSKIVALEDLLRLRSLGFRGEALASIASIARVNLKTRRSEDVVGTQVEMDGGREELFEPVACSSGSDFTIYGLFEHTPARRKYMKSESTEYGHIFDLLCAIALAHSSVGFRLKKDGVEVFDLPAAQSIKDRVRVLFGGGTANALLPLRYDQSNFTVSGYIGKPELARATKKYQYLFVNGRCIENRLVSHAVKEAFHSLLMHEKNPWFIVDIQMDPALVDCNVHPRKLEVRFVNSQEVHHIIFGAVKHALENNLLTPLIQSANIRTESLLDKVQNFEPLLVGGPAPLGEQVLDFSVQGLALRPLVQIARSYIVAESEEGLVLIDQHAAHERVRYERLMHALENKRDLKQVLLTPLELDLGVDSQRLIRENREDFAALGFEFEEFGGSSFVVRSIPAGLEKRDPERVIQEILADFTAEWKQNRVHRNLESLATMTACRGAIKFGDTLTLGEMQALVKDMQETKNATHCPHGRPSMISFSYDKLETLFKRRNF; encoded by the coding sequence ATGCAGACCATCCATTTGCTTCCGCAGGAACTCATTAGTCAAATCGCCGCGGGGGAAGTGATTGAACGACCGGCCAGTGCGGTGAAAGAGCTGGTGGAGAACGCAATTGACAGTGGCGCCACGCAGATTGGCATTGAAATCGAGGCGGGTGGACTCCGGAAAATTCGAGTGGTGGACAATGGCTGTGGAATGACGGTGGAGGATGCACGACTGGCGTTTACGCGGCACGCCACCAGTAAAATTGTGGCCTTGGAGGATTTGCTCCGCCTGAGGAGTTTGGGTTTCCGTGGAGAAGCTTTGGCGAGCATCGCCAGTATTGCGCGGGTGAATTTGAAGACGAGGCGGAGTGAAGATGTGGTGGGGACGCAAGTGGAAATGGATGGCGGGCGAGAGGAGCTTTTTGAACCGGTGGCGTGCAGCAGTGGAAGCGATTTCACCATTTATGGGCTTTTTGAACACACCCCGGCGCGAAGAAAATACATGAAGTCCGAATCCACGGAGTATGGACATATTTTTGACCTCCTGTGTGCCATTGCCCTGGCCCATTCAAGTGTGGGCTTTCGACTCAAAAAAGACGGGGTGGAGGTTTTTGATTTGCCCGCGGCGCAGAGTATAAAAGACCGCGTACGGGTTTTGTTTGGAGGAGGCACGGCCAACGCTCTTTTGCCTTTGCGTTACGACCAGTCCAATTTCACGGTGAGCGGATACATAGGGAAGCCCGAGCTTGCGAGGGCGACCAAGAAATATCAGTATTTATTTGTGAATGGGCGATGCATCGAAAATCGTTTGGTGAGTCACGCGGTAAAAGAAGCGTTTCATTCGCTGCTCATGCATGAAAAAAATCCGTGGTTTATTGTTGATATTCAAATGGATCCGGCTTTGGTGGACTGCAATGTGCATCCACGAAAACTGGAGGTGCGATTCGTCAATTCACAAGAAGTGCATCACATTATTTTTGGCGCGGTGAAGCATGCTTTGGAAAATAATTTGTTGACTCCTTTGATTCAATCGGCGAACATTCGCACGGAGTCTTTGCTCGATAAAGTGCAGAATTTTGAACCTCTTTTGGTGGGTGGACCGGCGCCGTTGGGGGAACAGGTGCTGGATTTCTCGGTGCAGGGACTTGCCTTGCGGCCCCTTGTACAAATCGCGCGATCCTACATTGTGGCGGAGAGTGAGGAGGGTCTGGTGCTGATCGATCAACACGCGGCCCACGAACGAGTACGATACGAGCGGCTGATGCATGCCCTTGAAAACAAGCGCGATTTGAAACAAGTGCTGTTGACTCCTTTGGAGCTGGACTTGGGCGTGGACAGCCAAAGACTGATTCGAGAAAATCGTGAAGATTTTGCGGCATTGGGTTTTGAGTTTGAGGAATTCGGCGGCTCTAGTTTTGTGGTTCGCAGCATTCCGGCCGGACTCGAAAAAAGAGACCCTGAACGGGTGATTCAAGAAATTTTGGCTGATTTTACCGCAGAGTGGAAGCAAAACCGTGTGCACCGCAATTTGGAGAGCCTCGCCACCATGACGGCGTGCCGTGGTGCCATCAAGTTTGGGGATACGCTCACCCTGGGAGAGATGCAGGCTTTGGTGAAAGACATGCAGGAAACCAAAAATGCCACCCACTGCCCTCATGGCCGACCCTCCATGATTTCTTTCAGCTACGACAAATTGGAGACCTTGTTTAAACGGAGGAATTTTTAG
- a CDS encoding DUF4012 domain-containing protein, protein MTEVGQSIGRARTAFTALDPAASLTDQLRKISEEELEPTAQKLHQIDALLSAVDLSGTEYQEKFAGFQEKLTALTSFFDLWVSSKEPVLTALGDHTPQHYLVLLQNNDELRMGGGFIGSLAIVEVNDGHLTKMDFHDVYDFDGVYFTPQEVPVHELRPLTAQWRLRDSNISPDFPVSAEKAMWFLQEEGGQGVDGVIGLNLSAAQAFLEDTGPLKLNSLSKELTAETLPVVISTIVEAKVDKESPKAILGELLEAFMEKLEPVTVKTAVAQTALEEAHKKQILFYHRDPLVQELFSSMGMTGDLPPLAELDHDFFMPVFTNIGGNKTDRYMETHLQHDTQINEDGSTVNAITVERTHSFTAGTQAWLKNTLASYGFTAWNPGLEQVLGNAANHSGIRLYVPEGASILSTEGILRDEVQFFYDPEQDLSYYFVEQTVNPGETKSFTIVFTNPWNFKGNFEEYNFELFKQPGLKSISFEKTVTALSETLLSSYPIATDFVDGMDYALSGPLQNDLRIQLLYR, encoded by the coding sequence ATGACCGAAGTGGGGCAAAGCATCGGTCGCGCTCGCACCGCATTCACCGCTCTTGACCCCGCCGCCTCACTCACCGATCAGCTCCGAAAAATATCTGAAGAAGAACTTGAGCCCACTGCACAAAAACTCCATCAAATCGACGCACTTTTGTCCGCCGTGGACCTTTCGGGGACCGAATACCAGGAAAAGTTCGCGGGCTTTCAAGAAAAACTCACCGCACTCACCTCCTTTTTTGATCTTTGGGTGTCCTCAAAAGAACCTGTTCTCACCGCACTGGGAGACCACACCCCTCAGCATTATCTGGTGCTTTTACAAAACAATGATGAACTGCGCATGGGTGGTGGATTTATAGGAAGTTTGGCTATTGTGGAAGTCAACGACGGACATCTCACCAAAATGGATTTTCACGATGTCTATGATTTTGATGGGGTCTACTTCACTCCACAAGAAGTTCCCGTGCACGAGCTTCGCCCTCTCACCGCACAGTGGCGTTTGAGAGACAGCAATATTTCACCCGACTTTCCCGTTTCTGCTGAAAAGGCCATGTGGTTTTTGCAAGAGGAAGGAGGCCAGGGGGTGGATGGGGTGATTGGCCTCAATTTGTCCGCTGCACAAGCCTTTTTGGAAGACACGGGTCCGCTCAAACTCAACTCTTTAAGCAAGGAACTCACGGCGGAAACACTGCCCGTGGTGATCAGCACGATAGTAGAAGCCAAAGTGGACAAGGAGAGTCCAAAGGCTATTTTGGGTGAACTCTTGGAGGCGTTCATGGAAAAACTGGAACCCGTCACTGTGAAAACCGCGGTTGCGCAAACGGCACTGGAAGAAGCCCATAAAAAACAGATTCTTTTTTACCACCGAGACCCGTTGGTTCAGGAACTTTTCAGCTCCATGGGAATGACGGGAGACCTCCCACCTCTCGCCGAATTGGATCACGACTTTTTTATGCCGGTGTTCACCAATATCGGTGGGAATAAGACCGATCGATACATGGAGACGCATCTTCAACACGACACTCAAATCAATGAAGATGGGAGCACGGTTAACGCCATCACGGTGGAGCGCACACATTCTTTTACCGCAGGCACGCAAGCTTGGCTCAAAAACACCCTGGCTTCTTATGGTTTCACGGCCTGGAATCCGGGGCTTGAACAGGTTCTTGGAAACGCGGCAAATCACTCCGGAATCCGTCTTTATGTCCCCGAGGGCGCCAGCATTCTTTCAACGGAAGGCATTTTGAGAGATGAAGTGCAGTTTTTCTACGATCCGGAGCAGGATCTCTCCTATTATTTTGTGGAACAAACGGTGAACCCCGGTGAAACAAAAAGCTTCACCATCGTTTTCACAAACCCATGGAATTTCAAAGGCAATTTTGAGGAATACAATTTTGAATTGTTCAAACAGCCGGGACTTAAAAGCATCTCATTTGAAAAAACAGTCACCGCCTTATCCGAAACTCTGCTGTCCTCATACCCCATCGCCACGGACTTTGTGGATGGGATGGACTATGCGCTTTCCGGCCCACTTCAAAATGATCTTCGTATTCAGCTGCTCTACCGCTAA
- a CDS encoding alanine--tRNA ligase, with translation MLTAAQIRRRYLDFFVHKHGHAEILGASLIPENDPTVLFTTAGMHPLVPYLMGEKHPAGTRLTDVQRCVRTGDIDEVGDPTHLTFFEMLGNWSLGDYFKEGAIKMSFEFLTSPQEEGGLGIDVKNLAVTCFEGDENAPRDEEAAGIWRGLGIPDTRIAFLPKEDNWWGPAGLTGPCGPDTEMFYWTGEGEAPEVYDPKDKKWVEIWNDVFMQYNKNEDGSYTPLEQKNVDTGMGLERTTAILQGKKSPYETELFEAVMQRIRNLSVDDNSPTSERIVADHIRTATFILGDERGVTPSNVDQGYVLRRLIRRAIRHGRKLGIQGEFTTELARLYIGLYGETYKELVKNEKRILESLKKEEEQFQEALNRGEQEIQKDTERVNEALAILAKESKVAWLEMALSALSQTISAGDSLKIMNESLRPVLGKLRAEFKAEAAEKTVDEAVLKPVREKANELIQNSWALRGERAFFYFESYGFPLEMTMEMMQERGVFVDKEGFEKAFKQHQEKSRVGAEQKFAGGLADHSFETTKLHTATHLMLEALRRVLGKTVEQKGSNITQERLRFDFNYPEKLTPEQIAEVERIVNAAIAADHPVHFEEMTVEQARTLNATGVFIDKYEGELEGKVKVYMMGDYSKEICGGPHVEHTGLLAGHFKIVKEESSSSGIRRIKAVLEPKA, from the coding sequence ATGCTTACTGCTGCTCAAATTCGACGCCGTTATCTGGATTTCTTTGTCCACAAGCATGGACATGCGGAAATTTTGGGGGCGAGCTTGATTCCGGAGAATGATCCTACGGTGCTCTTTACCACGGCGGGAATGCATCCGCTGGTGCCGTATTTGATGGGAGAAAAACACCCGGCGGGAACGCGGCTCACCGATGTGCAGCGCTGTGTGCGAACGGGGGATATTGATGAAGTGGGCGACCCCACTCATCTGACTTTTTTTGAAATGCTGGGAAACTGGTCTTTGGGGGATTATTTTAAGGAGGGTGCCATAAAAATGTCTTTTGAATTTTTGACGAGTCCGCAAGAAGAAGGCGGGCTGGGAATTGATGTGAAAAATCTGGCGGTGACTTGTTTTGAAGGAGATGAAAATGCTCCACGAGATGAGGAGGCCGCCGGGATTTGGCGTGGGCTTGGCATACCGGATACCCGCATTGCGTTTTTGCCCAAAGAGGACAACTGGTGGGGGCCTGCGGGTCTCACCGGGCCCTGTGGACCGGACACCGAAATGTTTTACTGGACCGGAGAGGGCGAAGCGCCTGAAGTGTATGATCCCAAAGATAAAAAATGGGTGGAAATTTGGAATGATGTGTTTATGCAATACAATAAAAATGAAGACGGTTCTTACACTCCGCTCGAACAGAAAAATGTGGATACAGGAATGGGACTTGAGCGCACCACGGCCATTTTGCAGGGTAAAAAGAGCCCTTATGAGACTGAGCTTTTTGAGGCGGTGATGCAACGGATCCGAAACCTTTCCGTGGACGACAATAGTCCAACCAGCGAACGAATTGTGGCCGACCACATTCGTACCGCCACCTTTATTTTGGGGGATGAGCGAGGGGTTACCCCCTCCAATGTGGACCAAGGCTATGTGCTTCGACGGCTCATTCGCAGGGCCATTCGACATGGACGCAAACTGGGAATTCAGGGCGAGTTCACTACGGAATTGGCTCGACTTTATATCGGTCTTTATGGGGAAACCTACAAAGAGTTGGTGAAAAATGAAAAGCGCATTTTGGAGAGTTTGAAAAAAGAAGAAGAACAGTTCCAGGAAGCTTTGAATAGAGGCGAGCAGGAAATTCAAAAAGACACTGAACGGGTGAATGAGGCTTTGGCCATTTTAGCCAAAGAAAGTAAGGTCGCGTGGCTTGAAATGGCACTGAGCGCGCTGAGCCAAACGATTTCGGCGGGAGATTCTTTAAAAATTATGAATGAATCGTTACGGCCGGTTTTGGGAAAACTGCGGGCTGAGTTTAAAGCGGAGGCGGCTGAAAAAACCGTGGATGAGGCCGTGCTTAAACCTGTTCGTGAAAAAGCCAATGAACTGATTCAAAACAGTTGGGCTTTGCGAGGAGAGCGTGCTTTCTTCTACTTTGAAAGTTATGGTTTCCCCTTGGAAATGACCATGGAAATGATGCAAGAGCGAGGAGTCTTTGTGGACAAAGAAGGTTTTGAAAAGGCCTTTAAACAACACCAAGAAAAATCCCGTGTGGGAGCGGAACAAAAGTTTGCGGGAGGGCTTGCGGACCACAGTTTTGAGACCACCAAACTGCACACCGCCACTCATTTGATGCTGGAGGCGCTGCGCCGTGTGCTCGGGAAAACCGTGGAACAAAAAGGCTCCAATATCACGCAAGAACGACTGCGCTTCGACTTCAATTATCCCGAAAAACTTACGCCGGAGCAGATTGCGGAAGTGGAACGGATTGTGAATGCGGCCATTGCGGCGGACCACCCTGTACACTTTGAAGAGATGACTGTGGAGCAGGCGCGCACCCTCAACGCCACCGGCGTGTTCATTGATAAATACGAAGGCGAACTGGAGGGCAAAGTGAAGGTTTACATGATGGGCGACTATTCCAAAGAAATCTGTGGCGGACCTCATGTGGAACACACCGGCCTCCTCGCCGGACACTTTAAAATTGTGAAAGAGGAATCCAGCTCATCGGGAATTCGACGAATTAAGGCGGTGTTGGAGCCGAAAGCTTAA
- the miaB gene encoding tRNA (N6-isopentenyl adenosine(37)-C2)-methylthiotransferase MiaB translates to MKYFIQTYGCAMNSSDSERVASVLERLGYETAESQNHADLLVLNTCSVKQKAEDRVYGLRKILAKLHEENPALKIAVTGCMIRSTGTQEDQLLKRMPEVDFVFRIEEVARLPELLKQVDSSLDFSDQIDEGTLENYFKIAPKKSTGASVFVPIMTGCDKFCTYCIVPFTRGREMSRDFEDIVAECKKHVEEGALEITLVGQTVNSYGLSFNDKKSGKFTAYGKSPFSALLIEIDKLKSSGLSRLRFTSPHPRDFTDELIQTLASLETICPYIHMPVQSGDNRILRRMNRNYTAPEYQTIMRKIQAAIPGCAISTDIIVGFPGETDEEFENTFKMYEEMEWDTCFISRYSPRKGTYSQKSLPDDISHELKEARWHRLNNLLKTISNKKHQAFIGRTVEVLVTEQIGQSCRGRTREFKEIEFRSNRPLLGKLATVRVTEADTFYLKGGLI, encoded by the coding sequence GTGAAGTACTTTATTCAGACTTACGGTTGCGCCATGAACAGCTCCGATTCCGAAAGGGTCGCGAGCGTCCTTGAGCGACTGGGCTACGAAACAGCCGAAAGCCAAAACCACGCCGACCTTTTGGTGCTCAACACCTGCAGCGTGAAGCAAAAAGCGGAAGACAGGGTCTACGGGCTCCGTAAAATTTTAGCCAAGCTCCACGAAGAAAATCCTGCTCTAAAAATCGCCGTGACCGGCTGCATGATTCGTAGCACCGGAACCCAAGAAGACCAACTTTTAAAGAGGATGCCGGAAGTGGATTTTGTTTTTAGAATTGAAGAAGTGGCCCGCCTTCCGGAGCTGCTCAAACAAGTGGATTCAAGCCTCGATTTCTCCGATCAAATCGACGAAGGCACCCTAGAAAATTACTTTAAAATCGCACCCAAAAAATCCACAGGTGCCAGCGTTTTTGTGCCCATCATGACCGGCTGCGACAAGTTCTGCACCTACTGCATCGTGCCCTTCACCCGTGGCCGCGAAATGAGTCGCGACTTCGAAGACATTGTGGCCGAATGCAAGAAACATGTTGAAGAAGGCGCACTCGAAATCACCCTCGTTGGACAAACCGTGAATTCGTACGGGCTCAGTTTCAACGACAAAAAATCCGGAAAATTCACCGCCTACGGCAAGAGCCCTTTCTCAGCCCTTCTCATCGAAATCGACAAACTAAAGAGCTCCGGCCTGAGCCGTCTCCGTTTCACTTCGCCCCACCCCCGCGATTTCACCGATGAACTCATCCAAACGCTCGCCAGCCTCGAAACCATTTGTCCCTACATTCACATGCCGGTCCAGTCCGGCGACAACCGCATTCTTCGCCGCATGAATCGCAACTACACCGCACCGGAATATCAAACCATCATGCGCAAAATCCAGGCCGCCATTCCGGGCTGTGCCATCAGCACAGACATCATTGTGGGCTTCCCCGGCGAAACAGACGAAGAATTTGAAAACACATTCAAAATGTATGAGGAAATGGAATGGGACACCTGCTTCATTTCCCGCTACTCGCCCCGCAAAGGCACCTATTCCCAAAAAAGCCTCCCCGACGACATTTCTCACGAACTCAAAGAAGCCCGTTGGCATCGCCTCAACAATCTGCTCAAAACAATTTCAAACAAAAAACACCAGGCTTTTATAGGCCGCACGGTGGAAGTGTTAGTCACCGAACAAATCGGCCAAAGCTGCCGTGGCCGCACGCGCGAATTCAAAGAAATAGAGTTCCGCAGCAACCGCCCTCTCCTAGGCAAACTCGCCACCGTCCGCGTCACCGAAGCCGACACTTTTTATTTGAAAGGGGGCTTGATTTAA
- a CDS encoding PH domain-containing protein, with protein sequence MKNKTNDYGNHRFPGQKEGEHIKLVIRKHWIIDVRIGITLFVIGFLPLLIAVVAEVLILDQGWNDTFLSVAMGFTAYLLVILLITFIKWLNEELDIIVATENRIISHEQIDLFHRQVSEANLGQIQDVTGIQKGFWQSIFHYGKIEIQTSASDIFFVIDFVSRPYENARALLDLRDKTTPHHDGKSHSYPYCRRHTGIHRPHLAEAKRGPGAPGSKNSRSPAEARFGTPSGHCAVLAGKRTEGSRRYGCMDQTGRNPRALFITTASRKRIGIRRNFTGFRSANSLPVAPLFRRKKRHRGYFDTHRKAKSRPSGSHFPL encoded by the coding sequence ATGAAGAATAAGACCAACGACTACGGCAATCACCGTTTCCCCGGTCAAAAAGAAGGAGAGCACATCAAACTGGTGATTCGAAAGCACTGGATCATCGATGTGAGGATTGGCATCACACTTTTTGTGATTGGCTTCCTACCCCTTTTAATAGCCGTGGTGGCGGAAGTGCTCATTTTGGATCAAGGGTGGAACGATACTTTTTTGAGTGTGGCCATGGGCTTTACCGCGTACTTGCTCGTTATTCTTTTGATCACCTTTATCAAGTGGCTCAATGAAGAGTTGGACATTATTGTAGCCACCGAAAATCGCATCATTTCTCACGAGCAAATCGACCTTTTCCATCGTCAAGTTTCAGAGGCCAATTTAGGCCAGATTCAAGATGTTACCGGGATCCAAAAAGGATTTTGGCAAAGCATTTTTCATTACGGAAAGATTGAAATTCAAACTTCTGCTTCCGACATTTTTTTCGTCATCGATTTTGTCAGCAGGCCTTACGAAAATGCACGGGCACTTTTAGATTTGCGCGATAAAACCACCCCACACCATGATTGAAAATCTCATTCTTATCCTTATTGCCGCCGCCATACTGGGATTCATCGTCCTCATTTGGCTGAGGCAAAGCGTGGCCCATGAGCTCCGTGAAGTAAAAACTCGCGAAGCCCTGCTGAAGCACGATTTTGAACACCGTCGTGACATTGTGCCGTACTTGCTGGAAAGCGCACGGAAGGAAGTCGGCGTTACGGATGCATGGACCAAACTGGCCGAAATCCGCGCGCTCTTTTTATCACCACAGCCTCAAGAAAAAGAATTGGAATTCGAAGGAACTTTACTGGCTTTCGTTCAGCAAACTCCTTGCCGGTCGCTCCACTTTTTAGACGCAAAAAAAGACATCGAGGATATTTCGACACTCATCGAAAAGCAAAAAGCAGACCGTCTGGAAGCCATTTCCCGCTATAG